One Brassica napus cultivar Da-Ae chromosome C2, Da-Ae, whole genome shotgun sequence DNA window includes the following coding sequences:
- the LOC106397460 gene encoding uncharacterized protein LOC106397460: protein MNVQAHMSGQQRSRQSPNQGNNGNSQMQNLVAASAGAGGSVGPSRSTVGLMDHDILKLRQYMQILVNGNHLRLMLHQMMYSVSTVVLFTLAMAAATGLGAVPFFFVKLDLQWAGICNGMAAGVMLAASFDLVNMLCITGCICDEV from the exons ATGAATGTTCAGGCTCACATGTCGGGACAACAACGATCTAGGCAGTCTCCAAACCAAGGGAATAACGGGAACTCTCAAATGCAGAACTTAGTTGCTGCTTCGGCTGGTGCTGGTGGTAGCGTAGGGCCTTCACGTAGCACTGTTGGTCTGATGGACcatgatattttaaaactaaggCAGTACATGCAAATCCTTGT CAACGGCAACCATCTCCGGCTGATGCTGCATCAAATGATGTATTCAGTCTCAACAGTTGTGTTGTTCACCTTGGCAATGGCTGCTGCCACTGGGTTAGGTGCAGTGCCCTTCTTCTTTGTTAAGCTCGATCTTCAGTGGGCTGGAATATGCAATGGCATGGCTGCTGGTGTGATGTTGGCCGCTAGCTTTGATCTTGTGAACATGTTGTGTATCACGGGATGTATTTGTGATGAAGTGTAG
- the LOC106401285 gene encoding transmembrane 9 superfamily member 3 gives MKPPTTLLLFVGALIFFAAGNVRSDASDHRYKEGDSVPLYANKVGPFHNPSETYRYFDLPFCVPEGVKDKKEAFGEVLNGDRLVSAPYKLSFRDEKDSETYCKKKLSRKEVEQFRRAVEKDYYFQMYYDDLPIWGFIGKVDKESKSDPSEFKYFLYKHIQFEILYNNDRVIEINARMDPHSLVDLTEDKEVVAEFMYTVKWKETETPFEKRMDKYAMSSSLPHHLEIHWFSIINSCVTVLLLTGFLATILMRVLKNDFMKYAQDEEAADDQEETGWKYIHGDVFRFPKHKSLFAASLGSGTQLFTLTIFIFMLSLVGVFYPYNRGALFTALVVIYALTSGIAGYTASSFYCQLEGKNWVRNLLLTGGLFCGPLFLTFCFLNTVAIAYSATAALPFGTIVVIVLIWTLVTSPLLVLGGIAGKNSKAEFQAPVRTTKYPREIPPLPWYRSAVPQMAMAGFLPFSAIYIELYYIFASVWGHRIYTIYSILFIVFIILLIVTAFITVALTYFQLAAEDHEWWWRSFLCGGSTGLFIYAYCLYYYYARSDMSGFMQTSFFFGYMACICYGFFLMLGTVGFRAALLFVRHIYRSIKCE, from the exons ATGAAACCACCGACGACGCTGCTCCTCTTCGTCGGAGCTCTTATCTTCTTCGCCGCCGGAAACGTCAGATCCGATGCCTCCGATCATCGTTACAAGGAAGGCGACTCTGTCCCCCTCTACGCCAACAAGGTCGGCCCGTTTCACAATCCCAG TGAGACGTATCGGTACTTCGATCTACCATTCTGTGTCCCAG AGGGTGTGAAAGATAAGAAGGAAGCTTTTGGTGAGGTTTTGAACGGTGACAGGCTCGTTAGTGCTCCGTATAAGCTTAGCTTCAGAGATGAGAAAGACTCTGAGACGTACTGCAAAAAGAAGCTTAGCAGAAAAGAAGTTGAACAGTTCCGAAGAGCTGTAGAGAAGGATTATTACTTTCAGATGTACTATGATGATCTTCCTATCTGGGGATTCATTGGGAAGGTTGACAAGGAGAGCAAATCAGATCCGAGCGAGTTCAAGTACTTCCTCTACAAGCACATCCAGTTCGAGATTTTGTATAACAACGACCGAGTTATCGAAATCAATGCTAGGATGGATCCTCATTCGCTTGTGGATCTCACTGAGGATAAGGAAGTTGTTGCGGAGTTTATGTACACTGTGAAGTGGAAGGAGACAGAGACTCCTTTCGAGAAGAGGATGGATAAGTACGCCATGTCGTCTTCTCTTCCGCATCACTTGGAGATTCACTGGTTCTCTATCATAAACTCGTGTGTTACTGTCCTCCTCTTGACTGGTTTCCTTGCGACCATCTTGATGCGAGTCCTCAAGAATGATTTCATGAA GTATGCACAAGATGAGGAAGCTGCTGATGATCAAGAGGAAACTGGATGGAAGTACATTCACGGGGACGTGTTCCGGTTCCCAAAGCACAAATCTTTATTTGCTGCATCACTTGGTAGCGGGACTCAGTTGTTCACTCT CACCATTTTCATCTTCATGCTTTCACTTGTTGGAGTGTTCTATCCATACAACCGAGGAGCACTCTTCACCGCCTTGGTCGTTATCTATGCTCTCACGTCTGGAATCGCTGGATACACCGCCTCCTCTTTCTACTGCCAACTCGAAGGAAAGAACTGG GTGAGAAACTTGTTACTCACTGGAGGTCTCTTCTGTGGCCCATTATTCCTCACCTTCTGCTTCCTAAACACCGTCGCAATCGCCTACAGTGCAACCGCAGCTCTTCCCTTTGGAACCATCGTTGTTATCGTCCTTATATGGACACTAGTGACTTCGCCTTTACTTGTATTGGGTGGCATCGCCGGTAAAAACAGCAAAGCCGAGTTCCAAGCTCCAGTCCGCACAACTAAGTATCCACGTGAGATCCCGCCACTTCCATGGTACAGAAGCGCTGTTCCTCAGATGGCCATGGCTGGTTTTCTTCCTTTCAGTGCCATCTACATCGAGCTGTATTACATCTTTGCCAGTGTTTGGGGCCATCGGATCTACACCATTTACAGCATCCTCTTCATCGTCTTCATCATCCTCTTGATCGTTACCGCTTTTATAACCGTTGCCCTGACTTACTTCCAACTCGCCGCAGAAGATCACGAATGGTGGTGGAG ATCATTCCTATGCGGTGGGTCGACTGGTTTGTTTATCTACGCGTACTGTTTATACTATTACTACGCGAGATCAGACATGTCTGGTTTCATGCAAACATCTTTCTTCTTCGGTTACATGGCTTGCATTTGCTACGGGTTCTTCCTCATGCTTGGGACTGTTGGCTTCCGTGCCGCTCTCCTCTTCGTCCGTCACATTTACCGGTCGATTAAATGCGAGTAA